In Streptomyces sp. SN-593, a single genomic region encodes these proteins:
- a CDS encoding LCP family protein translates to MNGWSDDTERRRLAEPPLPPELSPRRAAAAHGGVPPQQARRPQPGPQPGAGSGGGHGSPSIGGPGGRGPRGPRWSTRRKLGYAALGLVVVLLVVSVSTYFWADSKVRRQVDLSAINKEAGAPAKGKGTNYLIVGSDSREGLTKAEEKELHTGSDSGQRTDSMMILHTGDNGTTMLSLPRDSYVTIPSFYGKETKRQYPASTHKLNKAYADGGPELLTRTVEQATGIHIDHYAEIGFSGFVNLVDALGGVRLCLDAPLKDEASGADLQKGCQKVNGKESLAYVRERHQEADQDLGRMKHQQQFLATLAHQAASPSTILNPFKLYPVIGSGLDTLVVDKGMSLLDLTHMFFAMKSVSGGDGNQLTVPIANANYETSDGDSVLWDKTKSAKLFGELQQDEKVDVGVSSG, encoded by the coding sequence ATGAACGGTTGGAGCGATGACACCGAGCGGCGCAGGCTAGCCGAGCCTCCGCTGCCCCCAGAACTGTCGCCGCGCCGAGCCGCCGCCGCCCACGGCGGGGTCCCGCCGCAGCAGGCACGGCGGCCGCAGCCGGGCCCGCAGCCGGGCGCCGGCTCCGGCGGCGGCCACGGGTCGCCGAGCATCGGCGGACCGGGCGGCCGCGGACCCCGCGGCCCGCGCTGGAGCACCCGCAGGAAGCTCGGCTACGCCGCGCTCGGGCTGGTCGTGGTGCTGCTCGTGGTGTCGGTCTCCACCTACTTCTGGGCCGACTCCAAGGTGCGCCGCCAGGTGGACCTGAGCGCCATCAACAAGGAGGCCGGCGCCCCCGCCAAGGGCAAGGGCACCAACTACCTGATCGTGGGCTCCGACAGCCGCGAGGGCCTGACCAAGGCCGAGGAGAAGGAGCTGCACACCGGCTCCGACTCCGGCCAGCGCACCGACTCGATGATGATCCTGCACACCGGCGACAACGGCACCACCATGCTGAGCCTGCCGCGCGACTCCTACGTGACGATCCCGTCGTTCTACGGCAAGGAGACCAAGCGGCAGTACCCCGCCTCCACCCACAAGCTCAACAAGGCGTACGCGGACGGCGGCCCCGAGCTGCTGACCCGTACCGTGGAGCAGGCGACGGGCATCCACATCGACCACTACGCGGAGATCGGCTTCTCCGGCTTCGTGAACCTGGTCGACGCCCTGGGCGGGGTGCGGCTGTGCCTGGACGCTCCGCTGAAGGACGAGGCGTCGGGCGCGGACCTGCAGAAGGGCTGCCAGAAGGTCAACGGCAAGGAGTCCCTGGCCTACGTCCGCGAGCGGCACCAGGAGGCGGACCAGGACCTGGGCCGGATGAAGCACCAGCAGCAGTTCCTCGCCACGCTGGCGCACCAGGCGGCGTCGCCCTCCACCATCCTCAACCCGTTCAAGCTCTACCCGGTGATCGGCTCCGGCCTGGACACCCTGGTGGTGGACAAGGGCATGAGCCTGCTCGACCTGACGCACATGTTCTTCGCGATGAAGAGCGTCAGCGGCGGCGACGGCAACCAGCTCACGGTGCCGATAGCCAACGCCAACTACGAGACCTCCGACGGCGACTCCGTGCTGTGGGACAAGACGAAGTCGGCCAAGCTCTTCGGCGAGCTCCAGCAGGACGAGAAGGTCGACGTCGGCGTCAGCAGCGGCTGA
- a CDS encoding LAETG motif-containing sortase-dependent surface protein, whose protein sequence is MRTVGVASAAAALALGVAGTASACNIKDFSFTGSVTCDQPSGTGVITVHDTDGTRPVTITVKDDSGKQLATQQYTGRSGDFTISVPWSAGAHYQVLASVQRYFDNQSVGNGVTLPNTDCGASTTPTSPPASPTDSPTPSDSPTTSPTTSPSAGVPSASPSAVASTSAAAVADTSSPSPSGNLAETGGGSNTGMIAGIAGALVVVGGGAVFGLRRRTASARH, encoded by the coding sequence GTGCGTACCGTAGGCGTTGCCTCCGCCGCAGCCGCTCTCGCGCTCGGCGTCGCAGGCACCGCGTCAGCTTGCAACATCAAGGACTTCTCGTTCACCGGCTCCGTCACCTGTGACCAGCCGAGCGGCACCGGCGTCATCACCGTCCACGACACCGACGGCACCCGCCCGGTGACGATCACGGTCAAGGACGACAGCGGCAAGCAGCTCGCCACGCAGCAGTACACCGGCCGCAGCGGTGACTTCACCATCTCGGTGCCGTGGTCCGCCGGCGCGCACTACCAGGTGCTCGCGTCCGTCCAGCGGTACTTCGACAACCAGTCCGTGGGCAACGGCGTGACCCTGCCGAACACCGACTGCGGGGCGTCCACCACCCCGACCTCGCCGCCCGCGAGCCCCACCGACTCGCCCACGCCGTCCGACTCGCCGACCACGTCGCCGACCACGTCCCCCAGCGCCGGAGTGCCGTCGGCCAGCCCGAGCGCCGTGGCCAGCACGTCGGCCGCCGCCGTGGCCGACACCAGCTCCCCGTCGCCGAGCGGCAACCTCGCCGAGACCGGTGGCGGCAGCAACACCGGGATGATCGCGGGCATCGCGGGCGCCCTCGTGGTCGTGGGCGGCGGCGCCGTCTTCGGCCTGCGCCGGCGCACCGCCTCCGCGCGCCACTGA
- a CDS encoding acyl-CoA dehydrogenase family protein, translating to MAAADFDLFRTSEEHEMLRDAVRSLAEAKIAPFAAEVDEQSRFPQEARDALEANDLHAIHVPEAYDGSGADALSTVIVIEEVARVCASSSLIPAVNKLGSLPVQLSGSEELKAKYLGALARKEGMFSYALSEPDAGSDAAGMKTRAVRDGDTYVLNGVKRWITNAGVSEYYTVMAVTDPDKRSKGISAFVVEKGDEGVSFGAPEKKLGIKGSPTREVYFDNVRIPASRRIGEEGTGFATAMKTLDHTRVTIAAQALGIAQGALDYAKGYVQERRQFGKAIADFQGIQFMLADMAMKLEAARQITYAAAAKSERSDADLTFFGAAAKCYASDAAMEITTDAVQLLGGYGYTRDYPLERMMRDAKITQIYEGTNQVQRIVMARQVLKG from the coding sequence ATGGCCGCAGCCGACTTCGACCTGTTCCGGACCTCCGAGGAGCACGAGATGCTCCGCGACGCCGTCCGGTCGCTCGCCGAGGCCAAGATCGCCCCCTTCGCCGCCGAGGTCGACGAGCAGTCCCGCTTCCCGCAGGAGGCGCGTGACGCCCTGGAGGCCAACGACCTGCACGCCATCCACGTCCCCGAGGCGTACGACGGCTCCGGAGCCGACGCGCTGTCCACGGTGATCGTGATCGAGGAGGTGGCCCGGGTCTGCGCCTCCTCCTCCCTCATCCCCGCGGTCAACAAGCTCGGCTCGCTGCCGGTGCAACTGTCCGGCTCGGAGGAGCTGAAGGCGAAGTACCTCGGCGCACTCGCCCGCAAGGAGGGCATGTTCTCCTACGCGCTGTCGGAGCCCGACGCCGGTTCCGACGCGGCGGGCATGAAGACCCGCGCGGTGCGCGACGGCGACACGTACGTGCTCAACGGGGTCAAGCGCTGGATCACCAACGCCGGTGTGTCGGAGTACTACACGGTGATGGCCGTGACCGACCCCGACAAGCGCTCGAAGGGCATCTCGGCGTTCGTGGTCGAGAAGGGCGACGAGGGCGTGTCCTTCGGCGCCCCGGAGAAGAAGCTCGGCATCAAGGGCTCCCCGACCCGCGAGGTCTACTTCGACAACGTCCGCATCCCGGCGAGCCGGCGGATCGGCGAGGAGGGCACCGGCTTCGCCACCGCGATGAAGACCCTGGACCACACCCGTGTCACCATCGCCGCCCAGGCGCTCGGCATCGCCCAGGGCGCGCTGGACTACGCCAAGGGGTACGTCCAGGAGCGCAGGCAGTTCGGCAAGGCCATCGCCGACTTCCAGGGCATCCAGTTCATGCTCGCCGACATGGCCATGAAGCTGGAGGCGGCCCGGCAGATCACCTACGCGGCGGCCGCCAAGTCCGAGCGCTCCGACGCCGACCTGACCTTCTTCGGCGCCGCCGCCAAGTGCTACGCCTCCGACGCCGCGATGGAGATCACCACCGACGCGGTGCAGCTCCTCGGCGGCTACGGCTACACCCGCGACTACCCGCTGGAGCGCATGATGCGCGACGCCAAGATCACGCAGATCTACGAGGGCACCAACCAGGTCCAGCGGATCGTGATGGCCCGTCAGGTCCTCAAGGGCTGA
- a CDS encoding LCP family protein, giving the protein MLYSALGLLCVGALLIAGTGYWAYHHYTGRVQRIPNAFPTDVPESALPQSSKDGSQTFLLVGLDARSDLPTTGKGAKAPEWKPGAQRSDTMMLVHIPADHKNAYVVSLPRDSWVDVPGHGKAKLNAAFSWGGPPLLIDTVQRLTKVRIDHLMVIDWSGFEKLTDAIGGVDITVDKTVSRRNGPGGVWTAGTHHMDGAEALDYVRERYGLPRGDLDRTHRQQNFLRAVLGKMLSTGTFTNPLKLKRTLDQVTSVVSFDDKLSDGDLRDLVWNMRGVRSKDMAFMNAPVAGFDTIDKQSVVLLDPNASGELWEAMRNDTMAHYMATTDGVDTLGTNVS; this is encoded by the coding sequence GTGCTCTACTCCGCGCTGGGCCTGCTGTGCGTCGGCGCCCTGCTCATCGCCGGCACCGGCTACTGGGCCTACCACCACTACACGGGCCGGGTGCAGCGCATCCCCAACGCCTTCCCCACCGACGTCCCCGAGTCGGCGCTGCCGCAGTCGTCCAAGGACGGCAGCCAGACGTTCCTGCTCGTGGGCCTGGACGCGCGGTCCGACCTGCCCACCACCGGCAAGGGCGCCAAGGCCCCCGAATGGAAGCCGGGCGCCCAGCGCAGCGACACGATGATGCTGGTGCACATCCCGGCCGACCACAAGAACGCCTACGTCGTCTCGCTGCCCCGCGACTCCTGGGTCGACGTCCCCGGCCACGGCAAGGCCAAGCTGAACGCCGCCTTCTCCTGGGGCGGTCCGCCGCTGCTGATCGACACCGTCCAGCGCCTGACGAAGGTGAGGATCGACCACCTCATGGTGATCGACTGGAGCGGCTTCGAGAAGCTCACCGACGCGATCGGCGGCGTGGACATCACCGTGGACAAGACCGTCTCGCGGCGCAACGGCCCCGGCGGCGTGTGGACCGCCGGCACCCACCACATGGACGGCGCCGAGGCGCTGGACTACGTCCGCGAGCGTTACGGCCTGCCGCGCGGAGACCTCGACCGCACCCACCGCCAGCAGAACTTCCTGCGCGCCGTGCTCGGCAAGATGCTGTCCACCGGCACCTTCACCAACCCGCTGAAGCTCAAGCGCACCCTCGACCAAGTGACCTCGGTGGTCAGCTTCGACGACAAGCTCTCCGACGGCGACCTGCGCGACCTGGTGTGGAACATGCGCGGGGTGCGGTCGAAGGACATGGCGTTCATGAACGCCCCCGTCGCCGGTTTCGACACCATCGACAAGCAGTCGGTCGTGCTGCTCGACCCCAACGCCTCCGGTGAGCTGTGGGAGGCGATGCGCAACGACACCATGGCGCACTACATGGCGACCACCGACGGGGTCGACACGCTCGGCACGAACGTGTCCTGA
- a CDS encoding UDP-glucose dehydrogenase family protein: protein MPLKLTVIGTGYLGATHAAAMAELGFEVLGLDIDESKVATLARGRVPMYEPGLEDLLARHVAGLEGSTGRLRFTTSWEEVADFGDVHFVCVNTPQKQGEYGCDMSYVDSAVGLLAPHLRRPALVVGKSTVPVGSAARLAGMLRELAPAGEDVELAWNPEFLREGFAVQDTLHPDRIVVGVASDHAESLLREVYGGPIAEGTPFIVADYPTAELVKTAANAFLATKISFINAMAEVCEAAGGDVAVLAEAIGHDDRIGRKFLRAGIGFGGGCLPKDIRAFMARAGELGADQALTFLREVDSVNMRRRTHMVEWAREALGGSFLGRRIAVLGAAFKPDSDDVRDSPALNVAGQIHLQGGQVTVYDPKGMENARRLFPTLGYAPSALEAVRGADVVLHLTEWREFRELDPARLAEVAGQRHILDGRNALDAQLWRKAGWTFQAMGRPNA from the coding sequence ATGCCTCTGAAGCTCACCGTCATCGGCACCGGTTACCTCGGCGCCACCCACGCCGCCGCCATGGCCGAGCTGGGATTCGAGGTGCTCGGCCTCGACATCGACGAGAGCAAGGTCGCCACACTGGCCCGGGGCCGGGTGCCGATGTACGAACCGGGCCTTGAGGACCTGCTGGCCCGGCACGTGGCCGGGCTGGAGGGCTCCACCGGGCGGCTGCGCTTCACCACCTCCTGGGAGGAGGTGGCCGACTTCGGCGACGTCCACTTCGTCTGCGTCAACACCCCGCAGAAGCAGGGCGAGTACGGCTGCGACATGAGCTACGTCGACAGTGCCGTCGGCCTGCTCGCGCCGCACCTGCGGCGGCCCGCGCTGGTGGTGGGCAAGTCCACCGTGCCGGTGGGCAGCGCGGCCCGGCTGGCCGGGATGCTCCGTGAACTCGCGCCCGCGGGCGAGGACGTCGAGCTGGCGTGGAACCCGGAGTTCCTGCGCGAGGGCTTCGCGGTGCAGGACACCCTGCACCCGGACCGGATCGTGGTCGGCGTGGCCAGCGACCACGCGGAATCACTCCTGCGGGAGGTCTACGGCGGCCCGATCGCAGAAGGGACGCCGTTCATCGTCGCGGACTACCCGACCGCCGAACTGGTCAAGACCGCCGCGAACGCCTTCCTCGCCACGAAGATCTCCTTCATCAACGCCATGGCCGAGGTGTGCGAGGCCGCCGGCGGCGACGTCGCGGTGCTCGCCGAGGCCATAGGGCACGACGACCGGATCGGCCGGAAGTTCCTGCGCGCGGGGATCGGCTTCGGCGGCGGCTGCCTGCCCAAGGACATCCGCGCGTTCATGGCGCGGGCCGGCGAGTTGGGCGCCGACCAGGCACTGACCTTCCTGCGCGAGGTCGACTCGGTCAACATGCGGCGCCGCACCCACATGGTGGAGTGGGCCCGCGAGGCGCTGGGCGGGAGCTTCCTCGGGCGCAGGATCGCCGTGCTCGGCGCCGCCTTCAAGCCCGACTCCGACGACGTGCGCGACTCCCCCGCGCTCAATGTCGCGGGCCAGATCCACCTCCAGGGCGGCCAGGTCACCGTCTACGACCCCAAGGGCATGGAGAACGCGCGGCGGCTCTTCCCCACCCTCGGCTACGCCCCCAGCGCCCTGGAGGCGGTCCGCGGCGCCGACGTCGTCCTGCACCTCACCGAGTGGCGGGAGTTCCGCGAGCTGGACCCGGCCCGGCTGGCGGAGGTGGCGGGGCAGCGGCACATCCTCGACGGGCGCAACGCCCTCGACGCGCAGTTGTGGCGCAAGGCGGGCTGGACCTTCCAGGCGATGGGCCGCCCGAACGCGTAG
- a CDS encoding CGNR zinc finger domain-containing protein has product MEQPGDRHAAPEPLRLVQDLVNTVDLEAEADELHSPEALTAWVRERGIDPGGDGFDRAGLDAVLVLREALRDVCSAHAGLDMAPDVVAALDGLLARAPLRLAVDPRGAARVVPAASAGGVAALTAEVAAVIAASAAAGTWQRVKACAADNCRWVYYDRSPAGRGRWCSMAVCGSRAKMRAYRGRR; this is encoded by the coding sequence GTGGAACAGCCCGGAGACCGCCACGCCGCGCCCGAGCCGCTGCGGCTGGTGCAGGACCTGGTCAACACCGTCGACCTGGAAGCGGAGGCGGACGAGCTGCACAGCCCGGAGGCGCTGACCGCCTGGGTGCGCGAGCGCGGCATCGACCCTGGCGGGGACGGCTTCGACCGGGCGGGGCTCGACGCGGTCCTGGTGCTGCGCGAGGCGCTGCGCGACGTGTGCTCCGCGCACGCGGGGCTCGACATGGCTCCCGACGTGGTGGCCGCGCTCGACGGGCTGCTGGCGCGGGCCCCGCTGCGGCTCGCGGTCGACCCGCGGGGTGCCGCGAGGGTGGTGCCAGCGGCTTCCGCCGGAGGGGTCGCCGCCCTCACCGCGGAGGTGGCCGCCGTGATCGCGGCGTCGGCGGCGGCCGGCACCTGGCAGCGCGTGAAGGCGTGCGCCGCCGACAACTGCCGCTGGGTCTACTACGACCGCAGCCCGGCCGGCCGCGGCCGGTGGTGCTCGATGGCGGTCTGCGGCAGCCGGGCGAAGATGCGGGCGTACCGCGGCAGGAGGTGA
- a CDS encoding VOC family protein, producing MIGTLGAVVLDCPDPASLAAFYAELVGGTVDAEDSTWVDLNREGGQRLSFQLAPEHRAPAWPDPERPQQFHLDIAVPRARLDAAEQQVLGLGATLLEGDQDGARNWRVYADPAGHPFCLCAC from the coding sequence ATGATCGGCACACTCGGCGCCGTCGTCCTCGACTGCCCCGACCCCGCCTCCCTCGCCGCCTTCTACGCGGAACTGGTCGGCGGCACCGTCGACGCCGAGGACAGCACCTGGGTGGATCTCAACCGGGAAGGCGGCCAGCGGCTGTCCTTCCAGCTCGCCCCCGAGCACCGGGCCCCGGCGTGGCCCGACCCGGAGCGGCCGCAGCAGTTCCACCTCGACATCGCGGTGCCGCGGGCCCGGCTCGACGCCGCCGAGCAGCAGGTCCTCGGCCTGGGCGCGACCCTCCTGGAGGGCGACCAGGACGGCGCGCGCAACTGGCGGGTGTACGCCGACCCGGCGGGCCACCCCTTCTGCCTGTGCGCCTGCTGA
- a CDS encoding response regulator transcription factor codes for MTRVLLAEDDASISEPLARALRREGYEVEVREDGPAALETALLGAVDLVVLDLGLPGMDGLDVCRRIRTEGHTFPVLVLTARADEVDTVVGLDAGADDYVTKPFRLAELLARVRALLRRGTTEAAQPSTHGVRIDVESHRAWMGDDELQLTAKEFDLLRVLVRDAGRVVTREQLMREVWDTTWWSSTKTLDMHISWLRKKLGDDAANPRFIATVRGVGFRFEKN; via the coding sequence ATGACCCGCGTACTTCTCGCCGAGGACGACGCATCCATCTCGGAACCGCTCGCGCGCGCCCTGCGCCGCGAGGGTTACGAGGTCGAGGTGCGCGAGGACGGACCCGCCGCGCTGGAGACCGCGCTGCTCGGCGCGGTCGACCTGGTGGTGCTCGACCTGGGCCTGCCCGGCATGGACGGCCTCGACGTGTGCCGCCGCATCCGCACGGAGGGCCACACGTTCCCCGTCCTGGTGCTCACCGCGCGCGCCGACGAGGTCGACACCGTGGTCGGCCTGGACGCCGGCGCCGACGACTACGTCACCAAGCCGTTCCGCCTCGCCGAGCTGCTCGCCCGGGTCCGCGCCCTGCTGCGGCGCGGCACCACCGAGGCAGCCCAGCCCTCCACGCACGGGGTGCGGATCGACGTCGAGTCGCACCGCGCCTGGATGGGCGACGACGAACTCCAGCTCACCGCGAAGGAGTTCGACCTGCTGCGGGTCCTGGTACGGGACGCCGGCCGGGTGGTCACCCGCGAGCAGCTGATGCGCGAGGTCTGGGACACCACGTGGTGGTCGTCGACCAAGACCCTGGACATGCACATCTCGTGGCTGCGCAAGAAACTCGGCGACGACGCGGCCAACCCGCGCTTCATCGCCACCGTCCGCGGGGTCGGCTTCCGCTTCGAGAAGAACTGA
- a CDS encoding ATP-binding protein encodes MRRRLISSTLAVVLVVIAVFGISLVIVEARTIQSSAQDGVQSEAVRLTGIVENRILAGESVDAKGLDRQIADNRYALVRVPGHPEVRLGDRPQGAVLKSTQRGDHGESVTVEESRSTVSRQIGRTLLVILAVALLAVLAAVVLAMRQARRLASPLTDLAETAERLGSGDPRPRHRRYGVPELDRIADVLDASAERIGRMLTAERRLAADASHQLRTPLTALSMRLEEIMDSAEDHEAVKEEAAIALGQVERLTDVVQRLLTNSRDPRSGSAVDFELDEVIRQQIEEWRPAYQNEGRAVELSGARGLRAVGTPGAVAQVLATLIENSLMHGAGTLALHTRVTGNQAVVEVSDDGAGVPPDLGARVFERTVSGRNSTGLGLAVARDLAEADGGRLELLQQRPPVFALFLAQEITPPPPREEVIG; translated from the coding sequence ATGCGCCGCCGCCTGATCTCCTCCACGTTGGCCGTGGTGCTCGTCGTGATCGCCGTCTTCGGCATCTCCCTGGTGATCGTGGAGGCCAGGACCATCCAGAGCAGCGCACAGGACGGCGTGCAGTCCGAGGCGGTCCGGCTCACCGGGATCGTGGAGAACCGCATCCTGGCCGGTGAGTCGGTCGACGCCAAGGGCCTGGACCGGCAGATCGCCGACAACCGGTACGCGCTCGTGCGGGTGCCCGGCCACCCCGAGGTGCGCCTCGGCGACCGGCCCCAGGGCGCGGTCCTGAAGTCCACGCAGCGCGGCGACCACGGCGAGTCCGTGACCGTGGAGGAGTCGCGCTCCACCGTCAGCCGGCAGATCGGCCGCACCCTGCTGGTGATCCTCGCGGTGGCGCTGCTCGCGGTGCTGGCCGCGGTCGTGCTCGCCATGCGCCAGGCCCGGCGACTGGCCAGCCCGCTCACCGACCTCGCCGAGACCGCCGAGCGCCTCGGCTCGGGCGATCCGCGCCCCCGCCACCGCCGCTACGGGGTACCGGAGCTCGACCGGATCGCGGACGTCCTGGACGCCAGCGCCGAGCGGATCGGCCGGATGCTCACCGCCGAACGCCGGCTCGCCGCCGATGCCTCCCACCAGCTGCGCACCCCGCTGACCGCGCTGTCGATGCGGCTGGAGGAGATCATGGACAGCGCCGAGGACCACGAGGCGGTCAAGGAGGAGGCGGCCATCGCGCTCGGCCAGGTCGAGCGCCTCACCGACGTCGTCCAGCGGCTGCTGACGAACTCGCGCGACCCCCGCAGCGGTTCCGCGGTCGACTTCGAACTCGACGAGGTGATCCGGCAGCAGATCGAGGAGTGGCGGCCCGCCTACCAGAACGAGGGGCGCGCCGTGGAGCTGTCCGGCGCCCGCGGGCTGCGGGCGGTCGGCACCCCGGGCGCGGTCGCGCAGGTGCTCGCCACCCTGATCGAGAACTCGCTGATGCACGGCGCGGGAACCCTCGCCCTGCACACCCGGGTGACCGGCAACCAGGCGGTCGTCGAGGTCTCGGACGACGGTGCCGGGGTGCCGCCGGACCTGGGCGCCAGGGTCTTCGAGCGCACGGTCAGCGGCCGCAACTCCACCGGGCTCGGCCTGGCGGTGGCCCGCGACCTCGCCGAGGCGGACGGCGGGCGGCTGGAACTGCTCCAGCAGCGGCCGCCGGTCTTCGCGCTCTTCCTGGCGCAGGAGATCACCCCGCCGCCACCGCGCGAGGAGGTCATCGGCTGA
- a CDS encoding GtrA family protein: MSGLRALRSKLALVYREIAKFGAVGAAGVLVNIGVFNLVRHDTGLQTVRASIVATLVAIVFNYLGFRYFTYRDRDRAGRTKELSLFLFFSIIGLVIENGVLYAATYGFGWDTQLQSNVFKFVGIGVATLFRFWSYRTWVFRRLPAREAVEQAESFLTEAEAEAEAGSGSGKADKVGKQKRAAADRIG, from the coding sequence ATGAGCGGACTGCGCGCACTGCGATCGAAGCTTGCCCTGGTCTACCGCGAGATCGCCAAGTTCGGTGCGGTCGGCGCGGCGGGCGTGCTCGTCAACATCGGCGTGTTCAACCTGGTCAGACACGACACCGGGCTCCAGACGGTGCGGGCCAGCATCGTGGCGACCCTGGTGGCGATCGTCTTCAACTACCTCGGCTTCCGGTACTTCACCTACCGCGACCGGGACCGGGCGGGCCGCACCAAGGAACTCAGCCTCTTCCTGTTCTTCAGCATCATCGGCCTGGTGATCGAGAACGGTGTGCTCTATGCGGCGACCTACGGCTTCGGCTGGGACACCCAGCTCCAGAGCAACGTGTTCAAGTTCGTCGGCATCGGCGTGGCCACGCTCTTCCGGTTCTGGTCGTACCGCACCTGGGTGTTCCGCAGGCTGCCGGCCCGCGAGGCGGTGGAGCAGGCGGAGTCGTTCCTGACCGAGGCCGAGGCCGAGGCCGAGGCCGGGTCCGGGTCCGGGAAGGCGGACAAGGTCGGCAAGCAGAAGCGGGCGGCCGCCGACCGCATCGGCTGA
- a CDS encoding 5-(carboxyamino)imidazole ribonucleotide synthase, with product MVGGGQLARMTHEAGIPLGIRFRLLSDTPQDSAAQVVSDVTVGDYRDLDTLRAFAAGCDVITFDHEHVPTEHLRALEADGIAVRPGPDALVHAQDKAVMRRRLAAIGVPCPRNRVVADPDDVVRFAAEGAGFPVVLKTARGGYDGKGVWVVRSKEEAAEPFRAGVPVLAEEKVDFVRELAANVVRSPHGQAVAYPVVESIQVDGVCDTVIAPAPGLPDDVSASAQQLALNVARELGVVGHLAVELFEVRRPDGTPAVLVNELAMRPHNSGHWTMDGAATSQFANHLRAVLDLPLGDPRPRAPWTVMANVLGGDFPDMYPAYLHCMARDPGLKIHMYGKDVKPGRKVGHVNTYGDDLADVRERAAHAAGYLRGTIDE from the coding sequence ATGGTCGGCGGCGGCCAGCTCGCCCGCATGACCCACGAGGCCGGCATCCCGCTCGGCATCCGGTTCCGCCTGCTCAGCGACACCCCGCAGGACTCCGCGGCCCAGGTGGTGTCCGACGTCACCGTCGGCGACTACCGCGACCTGGACACGCTGCGGGCCTTCGCGGCGGGCTGCGACGTGATCACCTTCGACCACGAGCACGTGCCCACCGAGCACCTGCGCGCCCTTGAGGCCGACGGCATCGCGGTGCGGCCCGGCCCCGACGCCCTGGTGCACGCGCAGGACAAGGCGGTCATGCGCCGCCGCCTCGCCGCGATCGGCGTGCCCTGCCCCCGCAACCGCGTCGTGGCCGACCCGGACGACGTGGTGCGGTTCGCCGCGGAGGGCGCCGGGTTCCCGGTGGTGCTCAAGACCGCGCGCGGCGGTTACGACGGCAAGGGCGTGTGGGTCGTCCGGTCCAAGGAGGAGGCCGCCGAGCCGTTCAGGGCCGGGGTGCCGGTGCTCGCCGAGGAGAAGGTGGACTTCGTCCGCGAGCTGGCCGCGAACGTGGTGCGCTCGCCGCACGGCCAGGCGGTGGCCTACCCGGTGGTCGAGTCGATCCAGGTGGACGGCGTGTGCGACACCGTGATCGCGCCCGCGCCCGGGCTGCCGGACGACGTGTCCGCGAGCGCCCAGCAACTGGCGCTGAACGTCGCCCGCGAGCTGGGCGTGGTCGGTCACCTGGCGGTCGAGCTGTTCGAGGTGCGCCGGCCGGACGGCACCCCCGCGGTGCTGGTCAACGAACTCGCGATGCGCCCGCACAACAGCGGCCACTGGACCATGGACGGCGCGGCCACCTCGCAGTTCGCCAACCACCTGCGCGCCGTGCTCGACCTGCCGCTGGGCGACCCGCGCCCCCGCGCGCCCTGGACGGTGATGGCCAACGTCCTCGGCGGCGACTTCCCCGACATGTACCCCGCGTACCTGCACTGCATGGCCCGCGACCCGGGGCTGAAGATCCACATGTACGGCAAGGACGTGAAGCCCGGCCGCAAGGTCGGCCACGTGAACACCTACGGCGACGACCTGGCCGACGTGCGCGAGCGCGCCGCCCACGCGGCCGGCTACCTGCGAGGAACCATCGATGAGTGA
- the purE gene encoding 5-(carboxyamino)imidazole ribonucleotide mutase, translating into MSEASPAVGIVMGSDSDWPVMEAAAEALDEFSVPYEVDVVSAHRMVHKMVDYGEQAADRGLKALIAGAGGAAHLPGMLAAVTPLPVIGVPVPLKYLDGMDSLLSIVQMPAGVPVATVSVAGARNAGLLAVRILAAHDAELRGRMREFQTSLTEQATQKGDRLRAKVKGTAGFGFAR; encoded by the coding sequence ATGAGTGAAGCGTCCCCCGCCGTCGGCATCGTGATGGGCTCCGACTCCGACTGGCCGGTGATGGAGGCCGCGGCCGAGGCCCTGGACGAGTTCTCGGTGCCCTACGAGGTCGACGTCGTCTCCGCGCACCGGATGGTGCACAAGATGGTCGACTACGGCGAGCAGGCCGCCGACCGCGGCCTGAAGGCGCTGATCGCGGGCGCGGGCGGCGCCGCCCACCTGCCGGGCATGCTCGCCGCGGTCACCCCGCTGCCGGTGATCGGCGTGCCGGTGCCGCTGAAGTACCTCGACGGCATGGACTCGCTGCTGTCGATCGTGCAGATGCCCGCGGGCGTCCCGGTCGCCACCGTCTCGGTGGCCGGCGCGCGCAACGCCGGGCTGCTGGCCGTGCGCATCCTGGCCGCCCATGACGCGGAGCTGCGCGGCCGGATGCGCGAGTTCCAGACGTCGCTGACCGAGCAGGCGACGCAGAAGGGCGACCGGCTGCGTGCGAAGGTGAAGGGGACCGCGGGCTTCGGCTTCGCCCGGTAG